The following are from one region of the Aquirufa lenticrescens genome:
- a CDS encoding SusD/RagB family nutrient-binding outer membrane lipoprotein has protein sequence MKNMLKVFVPLLLLFSACTEDISQLNIETKRPAAVPAPTLFSNATKTLAGTLASASVNTNVFRFTVSHWAMAVYQDEAQYDFSTRNIPQGWWTTMYRDVLADYNESAKLINADATLTAGEKANKLAIIDIMQVYTYSILVNTFGNVPYTEALQPTNLFPKYDDAKTIHTDLLARLNSDITKLNTSAAGFASGEDLVYKGSVSNWLKFANTLRMKLGMIVADENAAAAKSAVEASDAGAIAASANNGLFAYQSASPNQNPLYVDIVTGGRQDYIAAKDLMDKLLGWNDPRTGLYFSKNNAGAYAGGIVGKSNTFVDFSRAGAKVIAAADPYVFADVVETEFLRAEAAERGYAVAGSAESHYNKAITASILYWGGTQAEADAYLAQPDVAYTTAAGNWKQKIGTQKWIALYNRPYEGWTELRRLDFPVITAPVKAKSGFPTRLSYPANEQTLNGANYTAAASAVGGDVVTTKLFWDKN, from the coding sequence ATGAAAAATATGTTAAAAGTTTTTGTACCGCTGTTGTTATTATTCTCGGCTTGTACAGAAGATATCTCTCAATTAAATATCGAGACTAAAAGGCCAGCAGCTGTTCCAGCTCCTACCTTGTTCTCGAATGCGACTAAGACCCTTGCTGGGACTTTAGCGTCTGCTAGTGTGAACACGAACGTGTTCCGTTTTACAGTTAGCCACTGGGCTATGGCTGTATACCAAGATGAAGCTCAATATGATTTCTCTACTCGTAACATCCCTCAAGGATGGTGGACAACAATGTACCGTGATGTGTTAGCTGATTATAATGAATCAGCTAAGTTAATCAACGCGGATGCTACGTTAACTGCTGGCGAGAAAGCGAATAAATTAGCGATTATCGACATCATGCAAGTGTATACGTATTCTATCTTAGTGAATACTTTCGGAAATGTTCCTTACACGGAAGCATTACAACCGACTAACTTATTCCCTAAGTATGATGATGCTAAGACAATCCACACGGATTTATTAGCACGTTTGAACTCAGACATCACTAAATTGAACACTTCAGCTGCTGGTTTTGCTTCAGGCGAAGATTTAGTTTACAAAGGTTCTGTTTCAAACTGGTTAAAGTTTGCTAACACATTACGAATGAAGTTAGGTATGATTGTTGCTGACGAGAATGCTGCTGCTGCTAAGTCTGCGGTAGAAGCGTCTGATGCTGGTGCAATTGCTGCTTCTGCAAACAACGGTTTATTTGCATACCAATCTGCATCTCCTAACCAAAATCCATTATATGTTGATATCGTAACAGGTGGTCGTCAAGATTATATCGCTGCGAAAGACTTAATGGATAAATTGTTAGGATGGAATGACCCACGTACTGGTTTGTATTTCTCTAAAAATAACGCTGGTGCTTATGCTGGTGGTATCGTAGGTAAATCAAATACATTCGTTGATTTCTCTCGTGCAGGTGCTAAAGTGATCGCTGCGGCTGATCCTTATGTATTTGCTGACGTAGTAGAAACAGAATTCTTACGTGCTGAGGCGGCTGAGCGTGGTTATGCTGTAGCTGGTTCTGCTGAATCTCACTATAACAAAGCAATCACTGCTTCTATCTTATATTGGGGTGGAACACAAGCAGAGGCTGATGCTTATTTAGCTCAACCTGATGTAGCTTATACTACAGCTGCAGGTAATTGGAAGCAAAAAATCGGAACTCAAAAATGGATCGCTCTTTACAACCGTCCTTACGAAGGTTGGACTGAATTGCGTCGTTTAGACTTCCCGGTGATTACTGCTCCAGTAAAAGCTAAGTCTGGCTTCCCAACTCGTTTATCTTATCCAGCTAACGAGCAAACTTTAAATGGTGCTAACTACACAGCGGCTGCTTCTGCAGTTGGTGGTGACGTTGTAACTACGAAGTTGTTCTGGGATAAAAACTAA
- a CDS encoding SusC/RagA family TonB-linked outer membrane protein has translation MKKTLLLSMVLWLTAMVPLFAQDRSITGKVTGDDGSSLPGVNIAVKGTNKGTNTDVDGAFKLTVPSNAVLIVSSVGYAPQEVKVGNRTVINVSLASATSTLDEVVITTFGTAKKASFTGSSAKVSAEKLGVRPITNIGQALEGIAPGITTTSTSGQPGSAPAVRIRGFGSISSSNDPLYVVDGVPYSASIANLNNDDIESITVLKDAASTALYGARAANGVVMVTTKKGTKGKNTINIKYTKGFNTRALPEYDRVGAADYYPLMWESNRNNLAYRATNPVAIATANATASAGLGAIVGTGYNVYNVPFAQLVGTDGKLNASAQLIYNPDDLNWEKAVMRQGIRDEVNANFSGSNGKSDYFLSVSYLNDKGYQIKSDYDRFTARLNVNSQMNNWFKVGANMNTTVTTSNQSTADGGTSFVNPFFFTRGMAPIYPVYAYDPASPGSFLTLENGRRRYDYGNLSALGLSNRPQYGGRHVVAETELNENFFRRNLLGGRAYGEISFLKDFKFTNSVGVDITNANSIVFGNPEIGDGAPAGRASNTFENITNYNLSQLLTYNHSFGKHNVDALVGHENYNLVSNSLDGSRSQQILDGNYELINFTTTTNLTSQYDIRRVEGFFSRLNYDYDSKYFVSFSARRDGSSKFYQDKRWGTFYSASAAWRLDQEDFIKELTFIDNLKLRSSWGQTGNDGGISNYAWQPLYALGWNNATEPGILQSSLGSKSLEWETNTAFDVALEFGLFKNRISGTVEYFDRQSTNLIFAVPLPLSVGIGTETRNIGSMYNRGIELQLAGDLVRTKDFVWNIDLNATKLENKITKMPAESKEIIDGTKKLKEGSSLYDYWLREYKGVNPETGVAEYRAISYVASNSRITANGDTLTNNIANARYWYNGTSIPDLTGSVNTSLRYKGFSLSALMVYQLGGKVYDAAYAGLMGAGYHNAKHVDILKRWVNPGDITDVPRMDNGRTADFDAASDRWLIDGSFMNIRTVTLSYRLPKSVMNRLKIDNAQVYVSGENFLMLSRRSGMNVQQNFGGTTSNVYSPAKSLVLGLSFSL, from the coding sequence ATGAAAAAAACGCTACTATTAAGTATGGTCTTGTGGCTGACGGCAATGGTTCCATTGTTTGCCCAGGACAGATCAATCACAGGAAAGGTGACCGGAGATGACGGTTCTTCTTTGCCAGGGGTTAACATCGCAGTAAAAGGGACTAATAAAGGTACTAACACAGATGTGGATGGTGCTTTTAAGTTAACTGTGCCTTCGAATGCCGTGTTAATTGTTAGTTCAGTGGGTTATGCTCCACAAGAAGTTAAAGTAGGTAATAGAACGGTGATTAATGTTTCTCTTGCTTCTGCTACTTCAACTTTAGACGAAGTGGTTATCACTACGTTTGGTACTGCAAAGAAAGCATCCTTTACAGGTTCATCTGCGAAAGTCAGTGCAGAGAAGTTAGGGGTTAGACCAATTACCAATATTGGTCAAGCTTTAGAAGGTATTGCACCAGGTATCACTACTACGTCGACTTCTGGTCAGCCAGGTTCTGCTCCAGCGGTGCGTATTCGTGGTTTTGGTTCGATTTCCTCTTCGAATGACCCATTATATGTAGTGGATGGTGTGCCCTACTCAGCTAGTATCGCGAATTTAAATAATGATGATATTGAGTCGATTACGGTATTGAAAGATGCGGCTTCTACTGCACTTTATGGTGCGCGTGCTGCTAACGGTGTTGTGATGGTAACCACTAAAAAGGGTACAAAAGGTAAAAATACGATCAACATTAAGTACACTAAAGGTTTTAACACGCGTGCGCTACCTGAATATGATCGCGTAGGTGCGGCGGATTATTACCCATTAATGTGGGAGTCGAATCGCAATAACTTAGCTTACCGTGCAACGAACCCTGTAGCCATTGCGACAGCAAATGCGACGGCTTCTGCTGGTTTAGGTGCTATCGTAGGTACTGGTTATAACGTATACAATGTGCCATTCGCTCAATTAGTAGGAACAGATGGTAAATTAAATGCGTCAGCTCAATTAATTTATAATCCAGATGATTTAAACTGGGAAAAAGCAGTTATGCGTCAGGGTATACGTGATGAGGTAAATGCAAACTTCTCTGGATCGAATGGTAAGTCAGATTACTTCTTGTCTGTTTCTTATTTAAATGATAAGGGATATCAGATTAAATCTGATTATGATCGTTTTACGGCTCGTTTAAATGTGAATTCCCAAATGAACAATTGGTTCAAAGTAGGTGCAAACATGAATACAACCGTAACGACTTCAAATCAGTCTACGGCCGATGGAGGAACTTCTTTTGTGAACCCATTCTTCTTTACACGTGGTATGGCGCCTATTTATCCAGTTTATGCCTATGATCCGGCTAGTCCTGGTTCTTTCTTGACTTTGGAAAATGGAAGACGTCGTTACGACTACGGTAACTTAAGTGCTTTAGGTTTATCAAACCGTCCTCAATATGGTGGTCGTCACGTAGTGGCTGAAACTGAATTGAATGAGAACTTCTTCCGTAGAAATTTATTAGGCGGTCGTGCATACGGAGAAATCTCTTTCTTGAAAGATTTTAAATTTACGAATAGTGTAGGTGTGGATATCACGAATGCGAATTCGATCGTTTTTGGTAACCCAGAAATTGGTGATGGAGCTCCAGCAGGTCGTGCTTCGAACACATTTGAGAATATTACGAATTACAACTTATCTCAGTTGTTAACATATAACCACTCTTTTGGAAAGCATAATGTAGATGCCCTAGTAGGACATGAAAACTACAATTTGGTATCTAATAGCTTAGATGGTTCTCGTTCTCAGCAAATCTTAGATGGTAACTATGAGTTGATTAACTTCACTACGACGACGAACTTAACCTCTCAGTATGATATTCGTCGTGTAGAGGGTTTCTTCTCTCGTTTGAACTACGATTATGATTCAAAGTACTTTGTTTCATTCTCTGCTCGTCGTGATGGTTCTTCGAAATTCTATCAAGATAAGCGTTGGGGTACATTCTACTCAGCTTCAGCAGCTTGGCGTTTAGATCAGGAGGACTTTATTAAGGAATTGACTTTTATCGATAACTTGAAATTGAGAAGTTCATGGGGCCAAACAGGTAACGATGGTGGTATCAGCAACTATGCTTGGCAGCCATTGTATGCTTTAGGTTGGAACAATGCGACAGAGCCAGGTATTTTACAATCCTCTTTAGGAAGTAAATCATTAGAGTGGGAGACTAATACAGCATTCGATGTGGCCTTAGAATTCGGTTTATTCAAAAACAGAATCTCTGGTACGGTTGAATATTTCGATCGCCAGTCTACTAACTTGATTTTTGCAGTACCTCTTCCCTTATCAGTAGGTATTGGTACAGAGACACGTAATATCGGTTCGATGTATAACCGTGGTATCGAGTTACAGTTAGCAGGGGATTTAGTTCGTACGAAAGACTTCGTTTGGAATATTGATTTGAATGCGACAAAATTAGAGAATAAGATCACGAAGATGCCTGCGGAAAGCAAGGAAATCATCGACGGAACTAAGAAGTTAAAAGAGGGTAGCTCTTTATATGACTATTGGTTGCGTGAGTACAAAGGCGTTAACCCAGAGACGGGTGTAGCAGAATACCGTGCGATCTCTTATGTAGCTTCTAACTCTAGAATTACAGCCAATGGAGATACATTAACTAATAACATTGCGAATGCGCGTTATTGGTATAACGGTACTTCGATTCCAGATTTAACGGGATCAGTTAATACCTCACTTCGTTACAAAGGCTTCTCTTTATCTGCTTTAATGGTGTATCAATTAGGTGGTAAAGTTTATGACGCTGCTTATGCAGGTTTAATGGGAGCAGGTTACCACAATGCGAAGCATGTGGATATCTTGAAGCGTTGGGTTAATCCAGGTGATATCACAGATGTGCCACGTATGGATAATGGCCGTACTGCTGACTTTGATGCGGCATCTGACCGTTGGTTAATAGATGGAAGCTTTATGAACATTCGTACGGTAACATTATCTTACCGTTTACCTAAGTCGGTGATGAATCGTTTGAAAATTGACAACGCACAGGTGTATGTGAGTGGGGAAAACTTCTTAATGTTATCACGTAGAAGTGGGATGAACGTTCAGCAGAACTTTGGTGGAACAACAAGTAATGTTTATAGCCCAGCGAAGTCATTAGTATTAGGTCTATCATTCTCTTTATAA
- a CDS encoding RagB/SusD family nutrient uptake outer membrane protein produces MKKKYLGYFSLVFALLLSSCEEAYLDTTPTASIDAGSAYATTKNAASAINGIYRSFIVRYLSSQGHSGHPAMMIILDHMGEDMIIGTTAASWHQNETRWVAHRSDVNTMVQFPYEMYYRIIGNANIGIANIDKAVGPAAERNALKGEALALRAFGYFNLVQLYGKRYDATAKPNAQLGVPLVLEPTTEGKPRNTVEEVYAQINKDLADASALLTTSRLNKSHINLSVVKGLQARVALVQQDWANAAKFAAEARAGYVPMTATMYQDGFQDITNSEWMWGFDHLEDQTEYFGGYHSYISCNYNSTVIRTYPKVINSLLYKQIPATDVRAKMWVETPTAANSIVPPGGVRPKFLNQKFRLPGTPSTSAMGDVPYMRAAEMYLIEAEAKARLNDAAGASQVLFDLVKTRDASYVKSTKTGVALIDEILVQRRVELWGEGHRFLDLKRTNAALNRNGTNAIASVALLFDVAPGDVRWEFLIPRREINANPAIVQNPL; encoded by the coding sequence ATGAAAAAGAAATATTTAGGTTACTTTTCGCTTGTATTCGCATTATTACTTTCATCATGCGAGGAAGCTTATTTAGATACTACCCCTACGGCTAGTATTGATGCAGGGTCAGCTTATGCTACTACAAAGAATGCGGCATCTGCTATTAACGGTATTTACCGTTCATTTATCGTACGTTACTTAAGTTCGCAAGGGCACTCGGGTCACCCGGCCATGATGATTATTTTAGATCACATGGGAGAGGATATGATCATTGGAACTACAGCTGCTTCTTGGCACCAAAACGAGACTCGTTGGGTAGCTCACCGTTCTGATGTGAATACAATGGTGCAATTCCCGTATGAAATGTATTACCGTATCATTGGTAATGCGAATATCGGTATCGCAAATATTGACAAGGCAGTAGGTCCTGCGGCTGAAAGAAACGCTCTGAAAGGAGAAGCTTTAGCACTACGTGCTTTTGGTTATTTCAACTTAGTGCAATTGTACGGTAAGCGTTACGATGCAACAGCTAAGCCTAATGCACAATTAGGTGTTCCTTTAGTTTTAGAACCTACTACAGAAGGAAAACCACGTAATACGGTAGAAGAAGTATATGCTCAGATCAATAAGGATTTAGCAGATGCTTCGGCTTTATTAACAACGTCTCGTTTAAACAAATCACACATTAATTTAAGTGTGGTGAAAGGTTTACAAGCACGAGTAGCTTTAGTGCAACAAGATTGGGCTAATGCAGCTAAGTTTGCAGCAGAAGCACGTGCGGGATATGTTCCGATGACGGCTACTATGTACCAAGATGGATTCCAAGATATTACGAATTCAGAGTGGATGTGGGGCTTTGATCACTTAGAAGATCAAACGGAATATTTCGGTGGATATCACTCATACATTTCTTGTAACTACAACTCTACTGTAATTAGAACGTACCCTAAGGTTATTAATAGCTTATTGTACAAGCAAATTCCAGCTACAGACGTAAGAGCTAAAATGTGGGTTGAAACTCCTACTGCAGCTAATTCTATCGTGCCTCCAGGAGGTGTTCGTCCTAAATTCTTGAATCAAAAATTCAGATTGCCAGGTACGCCATCTACTTCAGCTATGGGAGATGTTCCTTATATGCGTGCAGCTGAGATGTATTTAATTGAAGCAGAAGCAAAAGCTCGTTTAAACGATGCTGCAGGTGCTTCGCAAGTATTGTTTGACTTAGTAAAAACACGTGACGCTAGTTATGTGAAGTCAACTAAAACTGGTGTTGCTTTAATTGATGAAATTTTAGTTCAACGTCGTGTAGAGCTTTGGGGTGAAGGACACCGTTTCTTAGACTTGAAGCGTACAAATGCGGCATTGAACAGAAATGGAACGAATGCCATAGCTTCGGTTGCCTTATTATTTGATGTGGCTCCTGGTGATGTACGTTGGGAATTCTTAATTCCTCGTCGTGAGATTAATGCAAATCCAGCGATCGTACAAAATCCATTATAA
- a CDS encoding S9 family peptidase encodes MKKTWLIAALSVLSLSPSFAQDDSYQLPPKAIADLLLAKPTPLVRIDSKAEYLLLLGRNSYPTVEELGQPEMKIAGLRLNPLNFSPSRQSPISSITLQTIRTGAKVEITGLPKNLAAGSIAWNPSETKIAFAQTEVNGVDLYVIDLASKKATRINSAPLNQVLGNAFTWVDDQTILYKVTTHDAAGAPKRPITPKGPTIQQNVGKAAPRPTFQDLIKSPYDESLFSYYAEAQLVVYKNGANKKIGEPALFNSFQLSPDRKYILTRSVAKPFSYAVTAYGFPTTVKVLDLDGKTIKEIAKLPSAESAPAGNDNVQNVPRGFDWRDDEPASLVYAMPLDSGFIKKQVDFHDAVYSLSAPFTQEAKELFKTKTRFAGVIWGNAKVALVTEVLRGRQTSKVSRYSPADGTMEVLYERNLTDAYKNPGSPVLTKNALGREVIQFTDNGTKILMNNPVGSSDQGDLPFISKFDLATKKNEIIWRAKPGYFEQVEEVIDADKLIVLSRKESQTEVPNYFIKNLLNPAQDKALTQFENPYPNLVGITKEKIKYKRADGVDLTGDLYLPKGYNKEKDGPLPVLIWAYPREFNSAADAAQIRGSKDRFTTLSWASPIYYATQGYAILDNAEMPIVSTDASKKPNDNFVDQLRLNASAAIDHLVQLGVGDRKRMAVGGHSYGAFMTANLLAHTDLFKAGIARSGAYNRTLTPFGFQNEDRTYWQAPQLYYEMSPFSYADKIKEPILLVHGEQDDNTGTFPINSERLYAALKGNGGTTRFVYLPYEAHSYRGKENVLHLLWEQFQWLEKYVK; translated from the coding sequence ATGAAAAAAACATGGCTTATTGCGGCGCTTAGCGTCCTATCTTTATCTCCTTCGTTCGCGCAGGACGATTCCTATCAATTGCCTCCTAAAGCGATTGCGGACTTATTGCTGGCGAAACCCACGCCCTTAGTGCGAATTGATTCCAAGGCAGAATATTTGTTATTATTAGGTCGTAATTCCTATCCTACGGTAGAGGAACTAGGCCAACCAGAAATGAAAATTGCGGGTCTTCGCTTGAATCCCTTGAATTTTTCTCCGTCTCGCCAAAGTCCCATCAGCAGCATTACCTTGCAAACGATTCGTACTGGAGCGAAAGTAGAAATCACCGGTTTACCTAAAAACCTAGCTGCCGGATCAATCGCTTGGAATCCGTCGGAAACGAAAATCGCGTTTGCTCAAACCGAGGTGAATGGAGTGGATTTGTATGTTATTGATTTGGCATCGAAAAAAGCGACGCGTATCAATAGCGCTCCTTTAAATCAAGTGTTGGGAAATGCCTTTACTTGGGTGGACGACCAAACAATTCTTTACAAGGTCACGACGCATGATGCGGCCGGAGCTCCTAAACGTCCGATTACGCCTAAAGGACCGACCATTCAACAGAATGTAGGAAAAGCGGCACCAAGACCGACGTTCCAGGATTTGATTAAATCTCCTTATGATGAGAGTTTATTCTCGTATTATGCAGAAGCCCAATTAGTGGTGTATAAAAATGGTGCAAATAAGAAAATAGGGGAGCCTGCTTTATTCAATTCCTTTCAATTATCACCGGACAGAAAGTATATCTTAACGCGTTCTGTAGCAAAGCCTTTCTCGTATGCCGTAACGGCATATGGTTTCCCTACGACGGTGAAAGTCTTAGATTTGGACGGAAAAACAATCAAAGAAATTGCGAAACTACCGTCAGCGGAGAGTGCTCCGGCTGGAAATGATAATGTGCAAAATGTGCCGCGTGGCTTTGATTGGCGTGATGATGAGCCTGCTTCTTTAGTGTATGCCATGCCTTTAGATAGTGGTTTTATTAAAAAGCAGGTCGATTTTCATGATGCCGTTTACTCCTTGTCTGCTCCCTTTACGCAGGAGGCAAAAGAATTATTCAAGACCAAGACTCGTTTTGCTGGGGTGATTTGGGGAAATGCTAAAGTGGCTTTAGTGACTGAGGTGTTGCGTGGTAGACAAACGTCGAAAGTAAGTCGTTATTCTCCAGCAGATGGAACGATGGAGGTATTATACGAACGGAATTTGACGGATGCCTACAAAAATCCAGGAAGTCCGGTGTTGACGAAAAATGCCTTAGGTCGCGAGGTGATTCAATTCACAGATAACGGGACTAAAATTTTGATGAACAATCCGGTGGGTTCTTCGGATCAAGGGGATCTTCCATTTATCTCGAAATTTGATTTAGCGACGAAGAAGAATGAGATTATTTGGCGCGCAAAACCAGGCTACTTTGAACAAGTAGAGGAAGTAATTGATGCAGACAAACTAATCGTTTTAAGTAGAAAGGAATCACAAACGGAGGTGCCTAACTATTTTATCAAGAACTTGTTAAATCCTGCTCAGGATAAGGCTTTGACCCAATTTGAAAATCCTTATCCAAATTTAGTGGGTATCACCAAGGAAAAAATCAAATACAAGCGTGCGGATGGTGTAGACCTAACGGGCGATTTATATCTGCCTAAAGGGTATAATAAAGAGAAGGATGGTCCATTGCCGGTATTGATTTGGGCTTATCCACGTGAATTTAATTCAGCGGCAGATGCAGCGCAGATTCGCGGTAGCAAGGATCGTTTCACGACACTTAGCTGGGCATCGCCTATTTATTATGCGACTCAGGGATACGCGATTTTAGACAATGCGGAGATGCCGATTGTGTCGACGGATGCTTCTAAAAAGCCGAATGACAACTTCGTTGATCAATTACGTTTAAATGCTTCAGCGGCCATTGACCATTTAGTACAGTTAGGAGTGGGCGATCGCAAGCGTATGGCCGTGGGTGGTCACAGTTACGGTGCCTTTATGACTGCGAATTTATTAGCGCATACCGATTTATTTAAAGCGGGTATCGCACGTAGTGGGGCTTATAATCGTACATTGACTCCTTTTGGGTTCCAAAACGAAGACCGCACCTACTGGCAAGCTCCGCAATTGTACTATGAAATGAGTCCATTCAGCTACGCAGATAAAATCAAAGAACCGATTTTATTAGTGCACGGTGAGCAAGACGATAACACGGGTACATTCCCTATCAACTCAGAGCGTTTGTACGCTGCCTTGAAAGGAAACGGAGGAACGACTCGTTTTGTCTACTTACCTTACGAAGCGCATAGCTACAGAGGAAAGGAAAACGTTTTACACTTGCTTTGGGAGCAATTTCAATGGTTAGAAAAATACGTTAAGTAA
- a CDS encoding M13 family metallopeptidase, whose protein sequence is MKNKYYQLLMAGSLLVSGSLFAQEKPGKFIDRDNMNLSVKAGDDFVEYSNGPWVRKNPIPAKETRWGAFNQLRDFNINAIKTILDETKGTKAPAGSVERRVADFYAAAMDSIAIEKLGFTPIQADLQHIAGLQFKSQVVTEIARLRSSGIASPLFGFYIGQDRKNVEKMVPQLGQGGTSLPDRDYYLKNDARSLKIQEAFKKYVATLFTLTGTPEAQAKANAETVFQLEKKLAEAQMARVEMRDPYKTYNKFAFADFNQKTPAFNWALTFQDFGTSAPDSILVGAPKFFEAANKLLIETPVDTWKTYLAWNVLRNSAGYLSSPFVKASFAYSQVLSGQKVQAPRWQRMSAMTDGTLGELLGQLYVAKYFKPEAKSRMVELVANLRKAFAVRINRLDWMSAETKEKALAKLNAFTPKIGYPDKWKNYDGLEISANEYYGNIRRAGAWGFQENLAQLGKPVDRSKWGMTPPTVNAYYSPVMNEIVFPAGILQFPFFAADADDAINYGGIGAVIGHEMSHGFDDSGSQYDKDGTLRNWWTKDDLAKFKARTELLGKQFDAYTVQDTIHVNGKLTMGENIGDLGGLNMAYEAFKMTKQGKSTKKIDGFSPDQRFFLAWAQVWRGSSLPETEAQQVLTDPHSPGQYRTIGAPVNMDAWYKAFDVKPGDKLYKKPEDRIKIW, encoded by the coding sequence ATGAAAAATAAATACTACCAATTACTTATGGCTGGTTCGCTTTTAGTCAGCGGCAGCCTATTTGCCCAAGAAAAACCGGGAAAATTTATTGACCGCGACAATATGAACCTAAGCGTAAAAGCGGGTGATGACTTCGTAGAATATTCTAATGGTCCTTGGGTTAGAAAAAACCCTATCCCAGCGAAAGAAACACGTTGGGGCGCTTTCAATCAATTGCGTGATTTCAACATCAATGCGATTAAAACCATTTTAGATGAAACCAAAGGCACGAAAGCCCCTGCTGGTTCAGTCGAAAGAAGAGTCGCTGATTTCTATGCGGCGGCTATGGACAGTATAGCTATTGAAAAATTAGGCTTCACCCCTATTCAAGCGGATTTACAACACATCGCAGGTTTGCAATTCAAGTCACAAGTAGTGACTGAAATCGCGCGTTTACGCTCTTCAGGTATTGCTTCTCCTTTATTTGGTTTCTACATCGGTCAAGACCGCAAGAATGTAGAGAAAATGGTACCGCAATTAGGCCAAGGAGGAACATCACTTCCTGATCGCGATTACTACTTAAAGAATGATGCGCGTAGCCTAAAGATTCAAGAGGCATTCAAAAAATATGTAGCGACGCTATTCACTTTGACTGGAACTCCTGAGGCTCAAGCGAAAGCGAATGCTGAAACGGTTTTCCAATTAGAGAAGAAATTAGCGGAAGCGCAAATGGCTCGTGTCGAAATGCGTGATCCGTACAAGACTTACAATAAATTTGCCTTTGCTGATTTCAATCAAAAGACACCTGCCTTTAACTGGGCATTAACTTTCCAAGACTTTGGCACATCTGCTCCAGATTCTATTCTAGTAGGTGCCCCTAAATTCTTCGAGGCAGCGAACAAATTATTGATCGAAACGCCAGTAGACACGTGGAAGACCTATTTAGCGTGGAATGTATTGCGTAATAGCGCAGGCTATTTAAGCTCTCCATTTGTGAAAGCGAGCTTTGCTTACTCTCAAGTATTATCTGGCCAAAAAGTACAAGCCCCAAGATGGCAACGCATGTCAGCGATGACGGACGGAACGTTAGGTGAATTATTAGGTCAATTGTATGTAGCTAAATACTTCAAGCCAGAAGCGAAATCCAGAATGGTTGAATTAGTGGCTAACCTACGTAAAGCTTTCGCTGTACGCATCAACAGATTAGATTGGATGAGCGCAGAGACGAAAGAAAAGGCTTTGGCAAAATTAAACGCATTTACTCCTAAAATCGGATATCCTGACAAATGGAAAAACTATGATGGTTTAGAGATTTCTGCTAACGAATACTACGGTAACATCCGTCGTGCAGGTGCTTGGGGCTTCCAAGAGAACTTAGCGCAATTAGGCAAACCAGTAGACAGAAGCAAATGGGGCATGACGCCACCAACAGTAAACGCCTACTATAGCCCAGTGATGAACGAAATCGTATTCCCAGCAGGTATCTTACAATTCCCATTCTTCGCAGCTGACGCAGATGACGCGATCAACTATGGTGGAATTGGTGCCGTAATCGGACACGAAATGTCACACGGATTCGATGATTCTGGTAGCCAATACGATAAAGACGGTACTTTACGTAACTGGTGGACGAAAGACGACTTAGCGAAGTTCAAAGCGAGAACAGAACTTTTAGGCAAGCAATTTGATGCTTACACGGTTCAAGACACGATCCACGTCAATGGTAAATTAACAATGGGCGAAAACATCGGTGACTTAGGTGGTTTGAATATGGCTTACGAAGCTTTCAAAATGACGAAGCAAGGTAAGTCAACGAAGAAAATTGATGGATTCTCACCAGACCAACGTTTCTTCTTAGCTTGGGCACAAGTTTGGAGAGGTTCCTCTCTTCCTGAGACAGAGGCGCAACAAGTATTAACAGATCCACACTCACCTGGTCAATACCGTACAATCGGTGCTCCAGTGAATATGGATGCTTGGTACAAAGCATTTGATGTGAAACCAGGCGATAAGCTGTATAAGAAGCCAGAAGATCGGATTAAGATTTGGTAA